A window of Hymenobacter aerilatus contains these coding sequences:
- a CDS encoding T9SS type A sorting domain-containing protein has protein sequence MLIPILGLLLCAGRYEVKAEGSKNLTPGTTSPRAATNATNDYVGYLQQNDGNNTREFLNEGSSAAERMYVHVEPNETVHYGVHRMNYNNTHTSLRIQLRYISAGTSTINTVMSTQINPATGTNPNNALLAAGPGVIDNPAQASVGPNYDGTVTGGYNPLSYTNITGSAQEFWLEFVAVNTDGSVVANKVRTAYDIWDVTVRAATGEKTGRLYSQSWGFTAGSDVARLASTFSLYPLIPNPNYDGTYFIKRVDYAGMQPWGVLLTANSYGVSKASGTYKDWRKSRGGSFNTAEYKLFVNDPDPAIYPTTIRPSAPTISTSCRSDNKGAIFTLRVDQAGFGTIFIDGNNNKIYEAANDRLLEGLTQKGDNQFDWDGTSDTGVTMPSGNINITYSSGVGPVNFPIFDAENNTGGIIIREVRPGNTGNIDYAFWDDANLTNFPAPQQNPYGINSAEGAHKWSGNIGDVVTVNTYAVGLIARNQSNNITYNNGSCLVIAPVILPVELTSFTATAQKQQVALRWATASEKNSAQFVVERSLDGRRFEAVGQVAAQGNSASTRIYTFLDPISELSGSIYYRLRQLDLDQTAHLSPVVTVQLAAVAGTLYPNPATSEVAVRFAAPLPHETAYTVLNAAGQVVQHGTVLPGAELRISVADLPANGLYLLRVGTHTYRFSK, from the coding sequence TTGCTTATTCCTATTTTAGGATTATTGTTGTGCGCTGGTAGATACGAAGTAAAGGCCGAGGGCTCAAAGAACCTAACGCCGGGTACGACCTCACCTCGAGCCGCCACCAATGCAACCAACGACTATGTGGGCTACCTCCAGCAAAACGACGGCAACAATACCCGCGAGTTTCTGAACGAGGGTAGCTCGGCTGCCGAACGCATGTACGTGCACGTGGAGCCCAACGAAACCGTGCACTACGGCGTGCACCGCATGAACTACAACAATACGCACACATCCCTGCGTATTCAGCTGCGTTATATATCAGCGGGAACATCGACTATCAATACGGTCATGTCCACGCAAATCAATCCGGCAACGGGCACTAATCCCAACAACGCCCTGCTGGCAGCTGGTCCTGGTGTCATTGATAATCCTGCGCAAGCCAGCGTGGGCCCCAACTACGATGGCACCGTTACGGGGGGGTACAATCCGCTGTCGTACACCAACATCACGGGTAGCGCCCAGGAATTCTGGTTGGAGTTTGTAGCCGTAAACACTGATGGTAGTGTTGTCGCCAATAAAGTACGTACAGCTTATGACATCTGGGACGTGACGGTGCGCGCTGCTACTGGCGAGAAAACCGGTCGATTGTACTCGCAAAGCTGGGGTTTCACGGCGGGTTCAGACGTAGCCCGGCTGGCCAGCACCTTTTCGCTCTACCCCCTCATTCCGAATCCTAATTACGATGGTACTTATTTTATTAAGCGGGTCGATTACGCCGGGATGCAGCCCTGGGGTGTACTCCTAACGGCCAACTCCTACGGCGTTAGCAAAGCTTCTGGTACCTACAAAGACTGGCGTAAAAGTCGTGGTGGATCTTTCAATACGGCTGAGTATAAATTGTTTGTGAATGATCCGGATCCGGCTATTTATCCTACTACCATTCGCCCTTCGGCCCCTACCATCAGCACCAGCTGCCGCTCCGATAACAAGGGAGCTATTTTCACGCTACGCGTCGATCAGGCTGGTTTCGGCACCATCTTCATCGATGGCAACAACAACAAGATCTATGAAGCCGCGAATGACCGGCTGCTGGAAGGCCTGACGCAGAAAGGCGACAACCAGTTCGATTGGGACGGTACTTCCGATACGGGTGTTACCATGCCTTCCGGCAACATCAACATCACCTATTCAAGTGGGGTAGGGCCAGTAAACTTTCCCATCTTCGATGCAGAAAACAATACCGGCGGCATCATCATCCGGGAGGTACGGCCCGGCAACACAGGCAACATCGACTATGCCTTCTGGGACGATGCTAATTTGACCAATTTCCCCGCGCCCCAACAAAATCCGTATGGCATCAACTCGGCCGAGGGAGCGCACAAATGGTCAGGAAACATTGGCGACGTGGTGACCGTGAATACCTACGCCGTGGGCCTGATTGCGCGTAATCAGTCCAATAACATCACCTACAACAATGGTAGCTGTTTGGTAATTGCTCCTGTAATATTGCCGGTAGAGCTAACCAGCTTCACGGCTACGGCTCAGAAACAGCAGGTAGCGCTGCGCTGGGCCACGGCCTCGGAGAAAAACAGTGCGCAGTTTGTAGTAGAGCGTAGCCTCGATGGACGGCGGTTTGAGGCCGTGGGTCAGGTGGCCGCGCAGGGCAACAGCGCCAGCACCCGCATCTACACCTTCCTTGACCCGATTTCCGAGCTGAGCGGCAGCATCTACTACCGCCTGCGCCAGCTCGACCTCGACCAGACGGCCCACCTCAGCCCGGTGGTGACCGTGCAGCTGGCCGCAGTAGCCGGCACACTCTACCCCAACCCCGCTACCAGCGAGGTGGCGGTGCGGTTCGCCGCGCCCCTACCCCACGAAACCGCATATACGGTGCTGAACGCGGCTGGCCAGGTGGTGCAGCACGGAACAGTATTGCCGGGTGCTGAACTGCGTATCTCAGTGGCCGATCTGCCAGCGAATGGCCTCTACCTGCTGCGCGTAGGCACCCATACCTACCGCTTTTCGAAGTAA
- the hflX gene encoding GTPase HflX, protein MSTTSGSKRRRNSTRHPGATDTVKGRAGRILAKGNKDATYNTAQDQETAVLVAVPDKRQPDTTTQEYLDELAFLTETAGAQVVKRFVQRLEKPDIRTFVGEGKLAEIKAFVNHSGASMVIFDDDLSPSQLRNLEAELKVKIVDRSLLIIDIFARRAKSATARTQVELAQYQYLLPRLTGLWTHLDKQRGGGVSQRGPGETEIETDRRVVRDRISFLKEKLKDFDKQSVTQRKSRTGLVRVALVGYTNVGKSTIMNLLSRSDVFAENKLFATVDSTVRKVVLDTVPFLLSDTVGFIRKLPTRLIESFKSTLDEIREADLLMHVVDISHPSFEEHIEVVNDTLKDIGAADKAILLVFNKIDQYNPDAEAGIDPDGGFEDMNPDEEDGTLIRPTLEQLQATYMAKMHDPVIFISAQERENIDELRALLVRKVGELHSQRYPNQTEYDEAE, encoded by the coding sequence TTGAGTACTACATCTGGCTCCAAACGCCGCCGAAATAGCACCCGCCACCCCGGCGCCACCGATACGGTGAAGGGTAGGGCGGGCCGCATTCTGGCCAAAGGCAACAAAGACGCTACTTACAACACGGCCCAGGATCAGGAAACCGCCGTGCTGGTAGCCGTACCCGACAAGCGCCAACCCGATACCACCACCCAAGAATACCTCGACGAGCTGGCTTTTCTGACCGAAACCGCTGGTGCGCAAGTGGTCAAGCGCTTCGTGCAACGCCTGGAGAAGCCCGACATCCGCACGTTTGTGGGCGAGGGTAAGCTGGCCGAAATCAAAGCCTTCGTGAATCACTCGGGCGCGAGCATGGTCATTTTCGACGACGACCTGTCGCCCTCGCAGTTGCGCAACCTGGAGGCCGAGCTGAAGGTGAAAATCGTGGACCGCTCGCTGCTGATTATCGACATCTTTGCCCGCCGGGCGAAGTCGGCCACGGCGCGCACGCAGGTAGAGCTGGCCCAATACCAATACCTCCTACCTCGCCTCACCGGCCTCTGGACCCACTTAGACAAGCAGCGTGGCGGGGGCGTGAGCCAGCGCGGACCGGGTGAAACGGAAATCGAAACCGACCGCCGCGTGGTGCGCGACCGGATTTCCTTCCTGAAAGAGAAGCTGAAAGACTTCGACAAGCAGAGCGTGACGCAGCGCAAGTCGCGCACCGGGCTGGTGCGGGTGGCGCTGGTGGGCTACACCAACGTGGGCAAGAGCACCATCATGAACCTGCTCTCCCGCTCCGACGTGTTTGCCGAAAACAAGCTCTTTGCTACCGTTGACTCCACGGTGCGCAAGGTGGTGCTGGACACGGTGCCCTTCCTGCTGTCCGACACAGTAGGGTTTATCCGCAAACTCCCTACCCGCCTGATTGAGAGCTTTAAGAGCACCTTGGACGAGATTCGGGAGGCCGACCTACTCATGCACGTAGTCGATATTTCGCACCCCTCGTTTGAGGAGCACATCGAAGTGGTGAACGACACGCTGAAGGACATCGGCGCCGCCGACAAGGCTATCCTACTTGTCTTCAACAAAATAGATCAGTACAACCCCGACGCCGAAGCAGGCATCGACCCCGACGGCGGCTTCGAGGACATGAACCCCGACGAGGAAGACGGCACCCTGATTCGGCCTACCCTGGAGCAGTTGCAAGCCACCTATATGGCCAAAATGCACGACCCGGTGATTTTCATCTCGGCCCAGGAGCGCGAAAACATCGATGAGCTGCGGGCGTTGCTGGTGCGCAAGGTAGGCGAGCTGCACAGCCAGCGCTACCCCAACCAAACGGAGTACGACGAGGCGGAGTAA
- a CDS encoding SixA phosphatase family protein gives MKILYLMRHAKSSWSYDELNDHQRPLNDRGRDDAPLMGQALAERNIKVNLLLTSSAVRAQSTAVLVAREIHYPHDQIVVDESIYRAEVKDLLRIVRECPDSASSVLLVGHNNTITEFANLLSPTPLNEMSTAAVVCLHFRVDNWTAIDRANAEFYFYDTPKNQK, from the coding sequence ATGAAGATTCTGTATCTGATGCGCCACGCTAAATCCAGCTGGAGCTACGACGAGTTGAACGACCACCAGCGTCCCCTCAACGACCGGGGCCGCGACGATGCCCCGCTGATGGGGCAGGCCTTGGCCGAGCGCAACATCAAGGTAAACTTGCTGCTGACCTCCTCGGCGGTGCGGGCCCAGAGCACGGCTGTGTTGGTAGCCCGCGAGATTCACTACCCCCACGACCAGATTGTGGTGGATGAAAGCATCTACCGGGCCGAGGTGAAGGATCTGCTGCGAATAGTGCGCGAATGCCCCGATTCGGCCAGCTCGGTACTACTGGTAGGCCACAATAACACCATCACGGAGTTTGCCAACCTGCTCTCCCCTACCCCCCTCAACGAAATGTCGACCGCGGCGGTGGTATGCCTGCATTTTCGAGTGGATAACTGGACAGCCATTGACCGCGCCAACGCAGAGTTTTATTTCTACGACACGCCCAAGAACCAGAAATAA
- the ppk1 gene encoding polyphosphate kinase 1 — MATSTTTPPALPLLNRELSWLTFNYRVLQEAQNPSVPLLERLKFLAIFSSNLDEYFKVRVATLRRLVKLKKKTRAKLGDDPAELLQTVLQEVGRQQQAFGDTFRQQILPGLQQEHIHLISEHDLSPTQREWVQAYFHEHVRDLLSPIFLDDNLHHLFLRDQAVYLTFFLTHPASKKQADEERVLVMELPTKRHGGRFVRLPDEGEEHYVMFLDDVIRVGAHELFPDYGHVQVQAIKLSRDAELDIQEEVSSNLLLKIKSSLQKRETGFPARLLYDPAMPKEVLRAVMQKTGIGRDELVEGSRYHNFRDFFGFPDFELAHLQYEAQPPLPHPTLPARPGTMLAAIARQDHLLHLPYQSFSYVVNLLREAAADPLVNSISITLYRVAGSKSEVVKALLKALKKGKQVTVVVELKARFDEESNIFWADKLQKAGADVIMGMPELKVHTKLLLITRTENEQNRQYAYLSTGNFNEATSRIYADHGLFTADPRLTQEVAALFRYFHDRQPPTNLEYILAAPFDLRTRLDALLDAEMERARNGQDAYIILKLNALQDEDMIKRLYQASQAGVRVELLIRGISCLIPDAAGAGDNISQQGIVDRYLEHARVYLFCNGGQELVYVASADWMARNLSRRVEVAFPILDEKLRAEVRLLLDFQRQDNVKSRDYHNNFMQVEDGATPMQAQLATYEYLKKLTQKKRRKG; from the coding sequence ATGGCAACGTCCACTACTACCCCTCCGGCCCTACCCCTTCTCAACCGCGAGCTGAGCTGGCTGACGTTCAACTACCGCGTGTTGCAGGAAGCGCAGAACCCCAGTGTGCCGCTACTGGAGCGCCTGAAGTTTCTGGCTATTTTCTCCAGCAACCTCGACGAGTATTTCAAGGTGCGCGTGGCTACGCTGCGCCGCTTAGTGAAGCTGAAGAAGAAAACCCGCGCCAAGCTGGGCGACGACCCCGCCGAGCTACTCCAAACGGTACTGCAGGAGGTAGGGCGGCAGCAGCAAGCTTTCGGCGACACGTTTCGGCAGCAGATTTTGCCGGGTTTGCAGCAGGAGCACATCCACTTGATTTCGGAGCACGACCTGAGCCCCACGCAACGCGAGTGGGTACAGGCGTACTTCCACGAGCATGTGCGCGACCTGCTTTCCCCTATCTTCCTGGACGACAATCTGCACCACTTGTTCCTGCGCGACCAGGCCGTATACCTCACGTTTTTTCTGACGCACCCAGCCAGTAAAAAGCAGGCCGACGAAGAGCGCGTGCTGGTGATGGAGCTGCCCACCAAGCGCCACGGTGGCCGCTTTGTGCGCCTACCCGACGAAGGCGAGGAGCACTACGTAATGTTTCTGGACGATGTAATTCGGGTGGGCGCGCACGAGCTATTTCCCGACTACGGGCACGTGCAAGTGCAGGCCATCAAACTCTCGCGCGATGCCGAGCTGGACATTCAGGAAGAGGTATCGAGCAACCTGCTCCTCAAAATCAAAAGCAGCCTGCAAAAGCGCGAAACCGGCTTTCCGGCCCGCTTGCTCTACGACCCCGCCATGCCCAAAGAGGTGCTGCGCGCCGTGATGCAGAAAACCGGTATCGGGCGCGACGAGCTGGTGGAGGGCAGCCGCTACCACAACTTCCGCGACTTTTTCGGCTTCCCGGATTTTGAGCTGGCGCACTTGCAGTATGAGGCCCAGCCGCCCTTACCCCACCCTACCCTGCCAGCGCGGCCGGGCACCATGCTGGCCGCCATTGCCCGCCAGGACCACCTGCTGCACCTACCCTACCAGTCGTTCAGCTACGTAGTGAACCTGCTGCGCGAAGCCGCCGCCGATCCACTTGTCAACAGCATCAGCATCACGCTCTACCGGGTGGCGGGCAGCAAGAGCGAAGTGGTGAAAGCTCTGCTGAAAGCCTTAAAAAAAGGCAAACAGGTGACGGTGGTAGTGGAGCTGAAAGCCCGCTTCGACGAAGAATCCAACATCTTCTGGGCCGACAAGCTGCAGAAAGCCGGCGCCGACGTGATTATGGGCATGCCTGAGCTGAAGGTGCACACCAAGCTGCTGCTGATTACGCGCACCGAGAACGAGCAGAACCGTCAGTACGCCTACCTCAGCACCGGCAACTTCAACGAAGCCACCAGCCGCATCTACGCCGACCACGGCCTATTTACGGCCGATCCGCGCCTGACGCAGGAAGTGGCCGCGCTGTTCCGCTATTTCCACGACCGGCAGCCGCCTACCAACCTGGAGTACATTTTGGCCGCGCCCTTTGACCTGCGCACCCGCCTAGACGCTCTACTTGATGCGGAGATGGAGCGCGCCCGAAACGGCCAGGATGCTTACATTATTCTGAAGCTAAATGCCTTGCAGGATGAAGACATGATCAAACGGCTCTACCAAGCTAGCCAAGCTGGCGTGCGGGTAGAGCTGCTTATCCGGGGCATTAGCTGCCTGATACCCGATGCGGCCGGCGCAGGTGACAACATCAGTCAGCAAGGCATTGTGGACCGCTACCTGGAGCACGCTCGCGTGTACTTATTCTGCAATGGCGGCCAGGAGCTGGTGTACGTGGCCTCCGCCGACTGGATGGCCCGCAACCTAAGCCGTCGCGTAGAGGTAGCCTTCCCCATTCTCGACGAAAAGCTACGCGCCGAAGTGCGCCTACTCCTCGACTTCCAACGCCAAGACAATGTGAAGTCGCGCGACTACCACAACAACTTCATGCAGGTTGAAGACGGTGCTACCCCCATGCAAGCCCAACTCGCCACCTACGAGTACTTAAAGAAGCTGACGCAGAAGAAGAGGAGAAAAGGGTGA
- a CDS encoding DUF6268 family outer membrane beta-barrel protein: MTLLYSLRFPAKAALLSVGLSLGFHFASAQEAPPRTPVYPVPAPTPSDTISVGEVGQTTEAREFAVPSVIGMGPSKGIVAHIERLSDFRIDTKTKSNTEGVADVNTRTTVTKNSRAFIKAYAPLWNRPHLKVILGVNYDREEFQFKDPDASPFYRNLEDKGLKTLGAQLAAIRPIDEVHWYLARVKGELNGDYTSESSNLGFNDYLKMSGEFIYGWKRNARFAWGVGLQLSYTFGRQSIYPVILYNRTWNEHWGVESLFPARVTFRYNVNEKTLLLGGYTVDGLNYNITLREPLPNSNLTTLIIRETELKPRLRLEREIYDFLWFGIEAGYRYNASFNGFDYDGNRGFSLFRAGTRPRIIDNTLGGAPYASLEVFIVPPRKLLKKTMGK; this comes from the coding sequence ATGACGCTACTTTATTCCCTACGGTTTCCGGCTAAAGCAGCGCTATTGAGCGTAGGGCTTAGCTTAGGATTTCATTTCGCCAGTGCACAGGAAGCGCCACCGCGCACACCCGTATACCCAGTGCCGGCGCCTACCCCCTCCGATACTATTTCCGTGGGCGAGGTAGGGCAGACCACCGAAGCCCGCGAGTTTGCCGTGCCCTCGGTTATTGGAATGGGGCCCAGCAAGGGCATTGTGGCGCACATTGAGCGCCTGAGTGACTTTCGGATCGACACTAAGACCAAAAGCAATACGGAGGGGGTAGCCGACGTGAACACCCGCACCACGGTGACTAAAAACAGCCGGGCCTTTATCAAAGCCTACGCACCGCTGTGGAACCGTCCGCACTTGAAGGTGATTCTGGGTGTGAACTATGATCGGGAGGAGTTTCAGTTCAAAGACCCCGATGCCTCGCCCTTCTACCGTAACCTAGAAGACAAAGGCCTAAAAACCCTGGGCGCACAGCTGGCCGCCATTCGGCCCATCGACGAGGTGCACTGGTACCTGGCCCGCGTGAAGGGCGAGCTGAACGGCGACTATACCTCCGAGAGCAGCAACCTGGGCTTCAACGACTACCTGAAAATGTCGGGTGAGTTTATCTACGGCTGGAAGCGCAACGCCCGGTTTGCCTGGGGCGTTGGGTTGCAGCTGAGCTACACCTTTGGGCGGCAGAGTATCTACCCAGTTATCCTCTACAACCGCACCTGGAACGAGCATTGGGGCGTAGAGTCGTTGTTTCCGGCCCGCGTTACGTTCCGCTACAACGTGAACGAGAAAACCCTGTTGCTGGGCGGCTACACCGTAGATGGTCTCAACTACAACATCACGCTGCGCGAGCCCCTGCCCAATAGCAACCTCACCACCCTCATCATCCGCGAAACGGAGCTGAAACCCCGCTTGCGCCTGGAGCGCGAAATCTATGATTTCTTGTGGTTTGGCATTGAGGCCGGCTACCGCTATAATGCCTCCTTCAACGGCTTCGACTACGACGGCAACCGCGGCTTCAGCCTGTTCCGGGCCGGCACCCGCCCCCGCATCATCGACAACACCCTGGGCGGCGCCCCCTACGCCAGCCTGGAGGTCTTCATCGTGCCCCCGCGCAAGCTGTTGAAAAAGACGATGGGGAAGTAG
- a CDS encoding metallophosphoesterase: MRRKILHYFLSLALAGSGVLSARGQATQTPHPERPNYRGDGKNWESMTPPDSSQLRYTVFLIGDVGKPADAKVGGEPSLNYLRRQILAAGAKSTTVFLGDNIYEYGLPPEEAYDRKISEERMVAQLKTLEGYQGEKYMIPGNHDWKQGHAGSVEQVNRQQDFVERYLQSDSAAFAYTGDFFIPRDACPGPYEIQLSDNLVMIAVNSQWFLQTNGERPYGSNNDCGVANETDFFTQIEDIIARNKGKNIMVVAHHPLFSDGIHGGYFTFTDHLFPLSIVYKYAYLPLPVIGSIYPLARKYGGISQDLPHPLYQSYKKGLMEIFAKYPNIIYANGHEHNLQFFREQNMTFITSGSGCKTQHVKPGRGGDAVFSDKEKGFARVNYYTNGEVWTEFWVPTGRGETGRLVFRTPNYALQKDVATKQVGSESNQAMPNVPQRNFRDSTVTVAINPEYNDHNGFHNFIFGKHYRKEWATPVPFPVLDLAREKGGLTPYKVGGGKQTASLKLRNNENRNYTLRSLDKDPAAVLPEALRDGAARDLLQDQISAQHPYAAFALPPLASAAGILHTNPVPRFIPQDPRLAQYYNRFANTTAMLEEDAKDDQSNVASLDYATNLVGTDRVMERLEQDNDNQVDKKDFARSRLFDMWIGDWDRHEDQWRWAEKKDKDGDRKFTAVPEDRDVAFFKGDGLLPYLASRKFAVRNFQNFGYDYADWRGLNLTALSNDRRFLGELTQKQWVKIAEDMKNRLTDAEIEQAFKKQWPAEIYALHGAEIVAKLKNRRNLLPQVAADYYGMLNKVVEVKGSRKRELFEVERLPDSKLHVTMTKISKKGNTNKVLFDKVIDGKVTKDVRLYGVAGNDIYKVTGQSNGGPILRIIGGIDKDTITDNSRVGGFLRRHKTLVYDNEVDTANVITAGSETRLHLEPGNDVSRYDNPNRADRKDYRLNYFGPAAYFGYNIDDGLFVGGGATYRTYGFRRGPFATEQTLVANWAPSRNAYNIRYTGTFVDVLGKFDLKINSQLYGPQLLYNYFGKGNDSRNILAEQSDDRVRNRDINDNYRVRFSRLYVAPMLEKDVFSFLKVGFGPQYDQFRVSTFDVGNQIQQGIDNGYTGAALGIRPSDFQLNRYLGGKIYMNIDAASSPKNPRIGLRWYNSAEFNHQLGGEMLNYGRLASEFRAYISPNFPFQLTWAGRVGVAHNIGDYRFYQANTLGGQNTMVLSAANLRGYRRTRYAGRSSLYGNLEARLQLFSFNAYLVPGKFGILGHTDAARVYSGNDVQTGLKAFHTSYGGGIWIDVLKQAVLNATYSVGEEKLIFVGFDFLF; the protein is encoded by the coding sequence ATGAGAAGAAAGATTTTGCACTATTTCCTGTCGCTGGCTCTTGCTGGATCGGGTGTGCTATCGGCGCGGGGCCAGGCCACGCAAACGCCCCACCCCGAGCGGCCCAACTACCGGGGCGATGGTAAAAACTGGGAGTCGATGACGCCGCCCGACAGCAGCCAACTGCGCTACACGGTCTTTCTGATTGGCGATGTGGGCAAGCCCGCCGATGCCAAGGTAGGCGGCGAGCCATCGTTGAACTACTTGCGCCGCCAGATTCTGGCGGCTGGTGCCAAGAGCACCACCGTTTTTTTGGGCGATAATATCTACGAGTACGGCCTACCCCCAGAGGAGGCGTACGACCGCAAGATATCGGAGGAGCGCATGGTGGCCCAACTGAAAACCCTGGAAGGCTACCAGGGCGAGAAATACATGATTCCGGGCAACCACGACTGGAAACAGGGCCACGCCGGTAGCGTGGAGCAGGTGAACCGCCAGCAGGACTTTGTAGAGCGCTACCTGCAAAGTGACTCGGCCGCATTTGCCTACACCGGCGACTTTTTCATCCCGCGCGACGCCTGCCCTGGTCCCTACGAGATTCAGCTCTCCGACAACCTGGTGATGATTGCCGTGAACTCGCAATGGTTTTTGCAGACCAACGGCGAGCGGCCCTATGGCAGCAACAACGACTGTGGCGTAGCCAACGAAACCGACTTTTTCACGCAAATCGAAGACATTATTGCTCGCAACAAGGGCAAAAACATTATGGTGGTAGCCCACCATCCGCTGTTTTCCGACGGCATCCACGGGGGCTACTTCACCTTCACCGACCACCTGTTTCCACTGTCCATCGTCTACAAGTACGCCTACCTACCGCTGCCCGTTATTGGCTCCATCTACCCGTTGGCGCGCAAGTACGGCGGCATCAGCCAAGATCTACCCCACCCGCTGTATCAGTCCTATAAGAAGGGCCTGATGGAGATTTTCGCCAAGTATCCCAACATCATCTACGCCAACGGACACGAGCACAACCTGCAGTTTTTCCGGGAGCAAAACATGACGTTTATTACCAGTGGCTCGGGCTGCAAAACCCAGCATGTGAAACCGGGTAGGGGGGGCGACGCCGTATTTTCGGACAAGGAAAAGGGCTTTGCCCGCGTAAACTACTACACCAACGGTGAGGTGTGGACCGAGTTCTGGGTGCCAACTGGCCGGGGCGAAACCGGTCGGCTGGTGTTCCGCACGCCCAATTACGCGCTGCAGAAGGACGTGGCTACCAAGCAGGTAGGCAGCGAGTCGAACCAAGCAATGCCAAACGTGCCGCAGCGTAATTTCCGCGACAGCACCGTGACGGTGGCCATCAACCCGGAGTACAACGACCACAATGGCTTTCACAACTTCATTTTTGGCAAGCACTACCGGAAAGAATGGGCCACGCCCGTGCCGTTTCCGGTGCTGGATCTGGCGCGTGAGAAAGGCGGCCTGACACCCTATAAAGTAGGTGGCGGCAAACAAACGGCCTCACTGAAGTTGCGCAACAACGAAAACCGCAACTACACCCTGCGCAGCCTCGACAAAGACCCCGCGGCCGTGCTGCCCGAAGCCCTGCGCGACGGTGCCGCCCGCGACCTGCTGCAGGATCAGATTTCGGCCCAGCACCCTTACGCAGCGTTTGCCCTACCCCCGCTGGCCTCGGCAGCGGGCATCCTGCACACCAACCCGGTGCCGCGCTTTATTCCGCAAGACCCCCGACTGGCGCAGTACTACAACCGCTTTGCCAATACCACGGCCATGTTGGAAGAAGATGCCAAGGATGACCAAAGCAATGTGGCCTCGCTGGACTATGCCACCAACCTGGTAGGCACCGACCGCGTGATGGAGCGCCTGGAGCAGGACAACGACAACCAGGTAGACAAAAAGGACTTTGCCCGCTCGCGCTTGTTTGATATGTGGATTGGCGACTGGGACCGGCACGAAGACCAGTGGCGCTGGGCTGAGAAAAAGGACAAGGATGGCGACCGGAAGTTTACGGCGGTGCCCGAAGACCGCGACGTGGCATTTTTCAAGGGCGATGGGCTGCTGCCCTACCTGGCCTCGCGCAAGTTTGCGGTGCGCAACTTCCAGAACTTTGGCTATGACTACGCCGACTGGCGTGGCCTGAACCTGACAGCCCTCAGCAACGACCGGCGCTTCTTGGGTGAGCTGACCCAGAAGCAATGGGTGAAAATTGCCGAGGACATGAAAAACCGCCTCACCGACGCCGAGATTGAGCAGGCCTTCAAGAAGCAGTGGCCTGCCGAGATTTACGCTCTGCACGGCGCCGAGATTGTGGCCAAACTCAAAAACCGCCGCAACCTGCTGCCCCAGGTAGCTGCCGATTACTATGGCATGCTAAACAAAGTAGTGGAAGTGAAAGGTAGCCGGAAGCGCGAGCTGTTTGAGGTAGAGCGCCTACCCGATAGCAAACTGCACGTGACCATGACCAAAATCAGCAAGAAAGGCAACACCAACAAGGTGTTGTTCGACAAGGTCATAGACGGCAAAGTAACCAAGGATGTGCGCCTGTATGGCGTAGCCGGCAACGATATTTATAAGGTGACGGGGCAGTCGAACGGCGGGCCTATTCTGCGCATCATTGGGGGCATTGACAAGGACACCATCACCGACAACTCGCGGGTAGGCGGCTTTCTGCGGCGCCACAAAACGCTGGTGTATGATAACGAGGTAGACACGGCCAACGTCATTACGGCCGGCTCCGAGACGCGCTTGCACCTGGAACCCGGCAACGACGTGAGCCGCTACGACAACCCCAACCGCGCCGACCGCAAAGACTACCGCCTCAACTACTTTGGGCCGGCGGCTTACTTCGGCTACAACATTGACGATGGTCTGTTCGTGGGCGGCGGCGCCACCTATCGCACGTATGGCTTCCGGCGTGGTCCGTTTGCCACGGAGCAAACGTTGGTGGCTAACTGGGCACCCTCGCGCAATGCCTACAACATTCGCTACACGGGTACCTTTGTGGATGTGCTAGGCAAGTTCGACCTGAAAATCAACAGCCAGCTCTACGGCCCGCAGCTGCTCTACAACTACTTCGGCAAGGGTAACGACTCGCGTAATATCTTGGCCGAGCAGTCCGACGACCGGGTACGCAACCGCGACATCAACGACAATTACCGCGTGCGGTTCTCGCGCCTCTACGTGGCACCCATGCTGGAGAAGGACGTGTTCAGCTTCCTGAAGGTAGGGTTTGGCCCGCAGTACGACCAGTTCCGGGTGTCGACGTTTGACGTGGGCAATCAGATTCAGCAGGGCATCGACAATGGCTACACCGGCGCGGCGCTGGGTATCCGGCCCTCCGATTTTCAGCTGAACCGCTATCTGGGCGGTAAAATCTACATGAACATCGACGCGGCCAGCTCGCCCAAAAACCCGCGCATTGGCCTGCGCTGGTACAACAGTGCCGAGTTCAACCACCAGCTGGGTGGCGAGATGCTGAACTATGGCCGCTTGGCCTCCGAGTTCCGGGCCTACATCAGCCCCAATTTCCCGTTCCAGCTCACCTGGGCCGGTCGGGTAGGGGTGGCCCACAACATCGGTGACTACCGCTTCTACCAGGCCAATACCCTAGGCGGACAGAATACCATGGTGCTGTCGGCGGCCAACCTGCGCGGCTACCGCCGCACGCGCTACGCCGGCCGCAGCTCGCTCTACGGCAACTTAGAAGCCCGCTTGCAGCTCTTCAGCTTCAATGCCTACCTGGTGCCCGGCAAGTTTGGTATCCTGGGCCACACCGATGCCGCCCGTGTATACTCCGGCAACGATGTGCAAACAGGCCTCAAGGCCTTCCATACGTCCTACGGCGGCGGTATCTGGATAGACGTGCTCAAGCAAGCCGTGCTGAACGCCACGTATTCGGTGGGCGAGGAGAAGCTCATCTTTGTCGGTTTCGACTTTCTGTTTTAA